The Acaryochloris thomasi RCC1774 genome has a window encoding:
- a CDS encoding HigA family addiction module antitoxin, translating to MLMHSPPHPGESLQEIYMEPYGLSVRDIAKVLGVSHSTVARLVSQQSAVTPDMAIRLEKGIGMTAGAWLGMQQDHDLWLALQNDCHEDIQMINFEQLASAG from the coding sequence ATGCTGATGCATAGTCCACCCCATCCAGGGGAGTCGCTTCAAGAAATCTATATGGAACCCTATGGCCTCAGTGTTCGTGATATTGCAAAGGTGCTGGGTGTCTCCCACTCCACGGTGGCACGGCTAGTCAGCCAGCAGTCTGCAGTTACTCCAGACATGGCAATTCGGCTAGAGAAAGGCATTGGCATGACGGCGGGAGCTTGGCTCGGAATGCAGCAGGACCATGACCTGTGGTTAGCACTGCAGAACGACTGCCATGAAGACATTCAGATGATTAATTTTGAGCAACTGGCTAGCGCTGGATAA